From the Butyrivibrio fibrisolvens genome, one window contains:
- a CDS encoding UDP-N-acetylglucosamine 1-carboxyvinyltransferase, which yields MERYVIKGGNPLAGEVEIGGAKNAALAILAAAIMTDDTVYIDNMPDERDTNILLQAMESIGVFVERIDRHSVKINASHVCNHTIENEFIKKMRASYYLIGALLGKYKHAQVVLPGGCDIGLRPIDQHIKGFNALGATVNIEHAIINAEAEQLVGSHIYLDMVSVGATINIMLAASMANGQTIIENAAKEPHVVDVANFLNSMGANIKGAGTDVIRIKGVQKLHGSEYTIIPDQIEAGTFMVAAAATRGDVIVKNVIPKHLESISAKLIEMGCVIHESDDAVRVEARRRPIATHVKTLPYPGFPTDMQPQITVALGLASGISIVTESIFENRFKYVDQLMRMGANIKVEGSAAIVNGVERYSGADVSAPDLRAGAALVIAGLTADGFTTIDNIHYIERGYEDFDIKLRELGAQIEKVNTDEEVRKFELKMA from the coding sequence ATGGAAAGATATGTCATTAAAGGTGGTAATCCGCTTGCAGGTGAAGTTGAGATAGGCGGTGCTAAGAATGCAGCGCTGGCTATTTTGGCTGCAGCGATCATGACTGATGATACAGTATATATTGACAATATGCCTGATGAAAGGGATACCAACATTCTCCTTCAGGCTATGGAGAGCATTGGTGTTTTTGTTGAGCGCATAGACAGACATAGTGTTAAGATCAATGCTTCCCATGTATGTAATCATACGATTGAGAATGAGTTCATTAAGAAGATGAGGGCATCATATTATCTTATAGGAGCTCTTTTGGGCAAGTATAAACATGCACAGGTTGTTCTCCCGGGTGGATGCGATATAGGACTTCGCCCTATTGACCAGCATATTAAGGGCTTTAATGCACTTGGCGCAACTGTTAATATCGAGCATGCTATTATCAATGCAGAGGCAGAGCAGCTTGTCGGTAGCCATATATATCTGGATATGGTATCTGTGGGAGCTACTATCAATATAATGCTTGCAGCTTCTATGGCCAATGGACAGACTATTATTGAGAATGCTGCCAAGGAGCCTCATGTTGTTGACGTAGCCAACTTCCTTAACAGTATGGGAGCTAATATCAAGGGCGCAGGTACAGATGTTATACGTATAAAAGGTGTTCAGAAGCTTCATGGTAGCGAATATACTATTATTCCTGATCAGATAGAGGCAGGAACATTTATGGTAGCTGCCGCTGCTACAAGAGGCGATGTTATAGTCAAGAATGTTATACCTAAGCACCTTGAGTCTATTTCGGCTAAGCTTATCGAAATGGGATGCGTGATTCATGAATCTGATGATGCAGTAAGAGTAGAGGCAAGAAGACGTCCTATAGCTACACATGTTAAGACTCTTCCTTATCCGGGATTTCCTACAGATATGCAGCCTCAGATAACTGTAGCTTTAGGTCTTGCAAGTGGCATCAGTATTGTTACAGAGAGTATTTTTGAGAATCGTTTCAAGTATGTTGATCAGCTCATGAGAATGGGTGCCAATATTAAGGTTGAGGGAAGCGCAGCAATTGTCAATGGCGTAGAGAGATACTCCGGTGCGGATGTATCAGCTCCGGATCTTCGTGCCGGAGCAGCACTTGTAATCGCCGGACTTACAGCTGATGGTTTTACTACTATAGACAATATTCATTATATCGAAAGAGGATATGAAGACTTCGATATCAAGTTGAGAGAACTTGGTGCCCAGATTGAGAAAGTTAATACTGACGAGGAAGTCAGGAAATTCGAACTTAAAATGGCATAA
- a CDS encoding acyltransferase family protein, with the protein MKTRNYTLDNAKAFAIFVVVLAHVLRDGRYFTYFVPASVPVFFLLSGITYHHSSSFLNFILKKIKTIVVPYLFAGVISIIIFAFLGRYASNLLHEDISTTKVLPNILFLLYGSGKSGHMKWNNSLWFLPCLMVIMLLVYLIETIVAKLKKSRFHSLIIRIILSLFCLYIGLYLTRKLNGIALCWHIETALCNVIFTEIGIVIAPSVLSATIFSDHTCHNAIQRLINRLLTCKAIRAIFFFVLALVFSYLNGETSARTDEYGISFILYFLSAICYAISYLYAGSLIGSKLSAITYTGMNTLPILLWNKYPVIVFQTLIGKFSNILDHPDTPAALIAAVVPAILVIILCLLAGKIQKKFLPVTLGVRPGK; encoded by the coding sequence ATGAAAACTAGAAATTATACACTTGATAACGCTAAAGCTTTTGCTATTTTTGTGGTCGTTCTGGCACACGTGCTTAGGGACGGCCGCTATTTTACTTATTTTGTTCCTGCTTCAGTACCGGTCTTTTTCCTTCTTTCAGGAATCACCTACCATCATAGTTCATCTTTTTTGAACTTCATTTTAAAGAAAATAAAAACCATCGTTGTACCTTACCTGTTTGCCGGAGTCATAAGTATCATTATATTTGCATTTTTGGGAAGATACGCGTCTAATCTTCTTCATGAAGATATATCAACAACCAAAGTCCTTCCTAATATTCTCTTCTTGCTCTATGGCAGTGGTAAATCCGGCCATATGAAATGGAATAATTCACTATGGTTCCTTCCTTGCCTTATGGTGATCATGCTACTTGTCTATCTGATAGAGACAATCGTAGCCAAATTAAAAAAGAGCCGTTTCCACAGCCTTATTATTAGGATCATTCTTAGTCTTTTTTGTCTATATATAGGATTGTATCTTACAAGGAAATTAAATGGCATCGCACTTTGCTGGCATATAGAAACTGCGCTATGCAACGTGATATTTACCGAGATAGGTATCGTCATAGCACCTTCAGTATTATCTGCTACAATATTTTCAGATCATACCTGCCATAATGCTATACAAAGACTGATAAATAGACTATTAACATGCAAAGCCATAAGGGCTATATTCTTTTTTGTTCTTGCATTAGTTTTTTCATATCTCAACGGAGAGACAAGCGCCAGAACTGATGAATACGGCATTAGCTTTATACTATATTTCCTAAGTGCTATATGCTATGCTATTAGCTATCTGTATGCCGGAAGCCTAATTGGATCAAAGCTTTCTGCGATAACATATACAGGAATGAATACTCTCCCTATACTTTTATGGAACAAGTATCCTGTTATAGTATTTCAGACACTAATAGGTAAGTTCTCTAATATACTTGATCATCCTGATACTCCGGCAGCACTTATTGCAGCTGTCGTCCCCGCCATCCTTGTGATCATCCTATGTCTGCTTGCTGGCAAAATTCAGAAAAAATTTCTCCCTGTAACATTGGGAGTCCGGCCAGGAAAATAA
- a CDS encoding M23 family metallopeptidase, with amino-acid sequence MKHITKHYRKIGYWFIRASLFFAFVWLFFIPSFIRADFSEDNIFYVTLNGENVGMVSSEDQAYEYLREARRLLQLDNTELVLAKADIEITGDHVVWQKMDSSDDVINRMKNALVQNEKDTLKRCYTIKINDFYVNVASKEEVLKILNAALDKYDYDDEFEATLILDPDREVNVLTTEVVSSVDNYFDVSGSISEFKSYGIAAYLDEVFMEDTELSSDDMDFDDYDLGVKTLDFGDKVEVVEAYLPENELTDLASAIEEVTKDQETNQIYEVQSGDTLGSIAAKFNLTVDDLVAMNPTIENENSIIRVEDEIIVTVPEPELTVVRTELEYLEEDYQAEVQYVDNDSWYTTKSVVLQEPSDGRHNAIVLNYYENDKEVSQETIKEEVIYEAVAKIVERGTIVPPTYIKPISGGRLSSGFGYRSRPTKGASTYHKGVDWATPVGTAVMASSGGVVSRAGWGSGYGYVIYIDHPDGRQTRYGHLSKILVSVGDHVSQGQKIALSGNTGVSTGAHLHFEILINGVQVNPLNYLY; translated from the coding sequence ATGAAACATATTACCAAACATTACAGAAAAATAGGATATTGGTTTATAAGAGCATCACTTTTCTTTGCATTTGTATGGCTGTTTTTTATACCTAGTTTTATCAGAGCTGATTTTTCGGAAGATAATATTTTTTATGTTACTCTCAATGGTGAAAATGTAGGAATGGTTTCATCAGAAGATCAGGCTTATGAATATTTAAGGGAAGCAAGAAGACTTTTACAGCTTGATAATACTGAGCTTGTGCTTGCTAAGGCAGATATTGAGATAACAGGTGATCATGTCGTATGGCAGAAGATGGATAGTTCAGATGATGTCATAAACAGGATGAAAAATGCTTTGGTGCAAAATGAAAAGGATACGCTTAAAAGGTGCTATACGATTAAGATCAACGATTTCTATGTTAATGTAGCATCCAAGGAAGAAGTATTAAAAATCCTTAATGCAGCACTTGATAAGTATGATTATGACGATGAGTTCGAAGCTACACTGATACTTGACCCTGACAGAGAGGTCAATGTCCTTACTACTGAAGTTGTTTCTTCTGTAGATAACTATTTTGATGTATCAGGTTCTATAAGTGAATTTAAATCTTATGGAATAGCAGCTTATCTTGATGAAGTATTCATGGAAGATACAGAGCTTTCATCAGATGATATGGATTTTGATGATTATGATCTTGGTGTTAAGACTCTTGATTTTGGTGACAAAGTAGAGGTTGTAGAAGCATATCTTCCTGAGAATGAGCTTACTGATCTTGCATCTGCCATAGAAGAAGTAACCAAAGATCAGGAAACTAACCAGATATATGAGGTTCAGAGCGGAGATACACTGGGATCTATCGCAGCCAAATTCAATCTGACTGTAGATGATCTTGTTGCAATGAATCCGACTATTGAAAATGAAAACTCAATCATAAGAGTTGAAGATGAGATCATCGTAACAGTTCCGGAACCGGAGCTTACAGTTGTAAGAACTGAGCTTGAATATCTGGAAGAGGACTATCAGGCTGAGGTTCAGTATGTGGACAATGATTCATGGTATACAACCAAATCTGTTGTCTTGCAGGAACCTTCAGATGGACGTCACAATGCCATAGTTCTTAATTATTACGAGAATGACAAAGAGGTGTCTCAGGAGACTATCAAAGAAGAGGTAATCTACGAGGCTGTTGCCAAAATAGTCGAAAGAGGAACAATAGTACCTCCTACATATATCAAGCCTATTTCTGGCGGAAGACTTAGTTCGGGATTTGGTTATAGATCAAGACCTACTAAAGGCGCCAGCACTTACCATAAAGGTGTAGACTGGGCAACTCCTGTTGGAACAGCAGTTATGGCTTCTTCAGGAGGCGTTGTCTCAAGAGCGGGATGGGGATCAGGATATGGATATGTTATCTATATAGATCATCCCGATGGAAGACAGACAAGATATGGACATTTGTCCAAGATTTTAGTATCTGTCGGAGATCATGTATCCCAGGGACAGAAGATAGCTCTTAGTGGTAATACGGGTGTAAGTACCGGTGCACATCTTCACTTTGAGATTTTAATTAATGGAGTTCAGGTCAACCCGCTCAATTACTTGTATTGA